The region AAAATTGTTTTCAACGGCAGATAAAAAGTCACAACCAAAAGATAGAGATACGGGCGCATAATAAAGTAATTGAGGCCGATGGCAACCGTACCGTAACGCGCGATAACAAAGAGCAGCTCTCCGGGATTCTCTACCAAGTGCGGTGCGAAAAAAATATTGAAGACAATCACACTGCAAATCAGCAAGTCAATGATGCCCAATATCATGCCTTGCCGCCAATTTTTCTTAGCGCGCGCAAAGTAATCGGACGTCCATGCATGCTCTTCCCGCGCAAAATTGCGGCAAACATAAGTTAGCCCGCAAGTGAACGGCCCAAACAACAATGCGCCAATACCCGCGAGTATCAGCCAGGCTTGCCATGGCCAATCGAGCAATGGAAATACCCGCGCCATCATACTAAGGTATGCTTCTCCATCCACTGAGGCTTGCGTTGCCAAGCCAAAAGCCAAATTGACCAAATTAAAGAAAACCATCATAAACGGCAGCGTTGTGATGAAATAAAGAATATTAATCACGACTAGTCGACCCGGCCTGCGCCATAGCAGTTCAAAAAACTTAAAAAACGGGCGTTTTTCCGGCGCATCTTTATCCACGCCTTTGCCCGGTTTATTGTAACGACCCATAAAGTCGAGAATAGGTGCCACGTTATGCCCTCCATATATTGATACACCTATTGTACTTGATTTTAACAAATTTGTAAAGGGTTAGCACGAGGTTGCCATATAAGCTTTTCTAAGACATAGAAACCCCCCATAGACTCGGACTTGACGTTTCCTTGTCCTATAGGGAAGTAGTTATATACAGAAAATCCTTTTACGATTCAGTAAGTAGATTTAATGAATCGCAATACAATATAATCGACACTTTTAGCAATGTCAGCCATTCCGTCTATGCGTAAAACAGGGCAAGACAAGTCTACAATCCATTGTTCATGGAATTCACGACCAAATTTCGCTATATCTGCTGTTTCATATTTTTGAGCATCAATCAAATAATCATTGAAATCGCAATGAAACCGAGTGGCTTTATAATATTGTACCGGCTATAACAACATCGGGATACTTTATGATATATTTTACTTTCCTGTCCTACTTCGCCCGCGGATGTGCCTTTTGATACACCTCATTGATGCGTTGTTTAATCAAGCTGGCATATACTTGCGTTGAGGAAATGTCGGCGTGTCCCATCATCATCTGCACAGAATGTAAATCGGCACCGTTTTCAAGCAAATGTGTCGCAAATGTGTGCCGCAATGTCTGTGGTGTAACATCAGCACTAATATTTGCCTTATTTTGATATGTTTTAACAACTTTCCAAAAACCTTGACGCGTCATACGTTCGCCGTTACAGTTGAGAAACAGCGCATCCTGCTTTTGTCCACGCAGCATTACATCCCGCGGTCCGTTCAAATAGTTCTGCAGGACTTGAATCGCTGTCGGATACAACGGTACAATACG is a window of Oscillospiraceae bacterium DNA encoding:
- a CDS encoding DUF624 domain-containing protein — translated: MAPILDFMGRYNKPGKGVDKDAPEKRPFFKFFELLWRRPGRLVVINILYFITTLPFMMVFFNLVNLAFGLATQASVDGEAYLSMMARVFPLLDWPWQAWLILAGIGALLFGPFTCGLTYVCRNFAREEHAWTSDYFARAKKNWRQGMILGIIDLLICSVIVFNIFFAPHLVENPGELLFVIARYGTVAIGLNYFIMRPYLYLLVVTFYLPLKTIFKNAWILSTATMLRSIIFLVVATVTFMLFQMWSVLEMIFILFAFSFWSLLSMFLAWPVVVKYMVNEDDPMLQTAATESEEDELGENIEDA